In Saccharothrix syringae, the following are encoded in one genomic region:
- a CDS encoding carboxyl transferase domain-containing protein translates to MDAPVLRSAADKSADAFRRYRDEHARLVDELRAKLRAAALGGPEKARERHVARGKLLPRERVDTLLDPGSPFLELSPLAADGLYGDEAPAAGIITGVGRVSGREVVVVANDATVKGGTYYPMTVKKHLRAQEVALHNNLPCVYLVDSGGAFLPRQDEVFPDREHFGRIFYNQATMSARGIPQVAAVLGSCTAGGAYVPAMSDEAVIVRGQGTIFLGGPPLVKAATGEVVTAEELGGGELHSRTSGVTDHLAEDDGHALRIVRSIISTLGPRPPRPWQVEPSAEPAVDPAELYGVVPTDSRTPYDVREVIARIVDGSRFQEFKKEYGATLVTGFARVHGHPVGIVANNGVLFGESALKGAHFIQLCDQRSVPLLFLQNISGFMVGREYEAAGIAKHGAKMVTAVACARVPKFTVVIGGSFGAGNYSMCGRAYSPRFLWMWPNARISVMGGEQAASVLATVRRDQLGDSWSAEDEEAFKAPIRRQYEDQGNPYYSTARLWDDGVIDPLDTRTVLGLALSAAANAPIEPVSYGVFRM, encoded by the coding sequence ATGGACGCCCCGGTGCTGCGCAGCGCCGCCGACAAGTCGGCCGACGCCTTCCGGCGCTACCGCGACGAGCACGCCCGCCTGGTCGACGAGCTGCGCGCCAAGCTGCGCGCGGCGGCCCTCGGCGGGCCGGAGAAGGCGCGTGAGCGCCACGTCGCCCGCGGCAAGCTGCTGCCGCGCGAGCGCGTGGACACCCTGCTCGACCCCGGCTCGCCGTTCCTGGAGCTGTCCCCGCTGGCCGCCGACGGCCTGTACGGCGACGAGGCGCCGGCCGCGGGCATCATCACCGGCGTCGGTCGCGTCTCCGGCCGTGAGGTCGTGGTCGTGGCCAACGACGCCACCGTCAAGGGCGGCACCTACTACCCGATGACGGTCAAGAAGCACCTCCGCGCGCAGGAGGTGGCGCTGCACAACAACCTGCCGTGCGTCTACCTGGTGGACTCCGGCGGCGCGTTCCTGCCGCGCCAGGACGAGGTGTTCCCCGACCGCGAGCACTTCGGCCGCATCTTCTACAACCAGGCCACCATGTCCGCCCGCGGCATCCCGCAGGTCGCCGCCGTCCTCGGCTCCTGCACGGCGGGCGGCGCGTACGTGCCGGCCATGTCCGACGAGGCGGTCATCGTGCGCGGCCAGGGCACGATCTTCCTGGGCGGCCCGCCGCTGGTGAAGGCCGCGACCGGCGAGGTCGTCACCGCCGAGGAGCTGGGCGGCGGCGAGCTGCACTCGCGCACCTCCGGCGTCACCGACCACCTCGCCGAGGACGACGGGCACGCGCTGCGCATCGTCCGCTCGATCATCAGCACGCTGGGCCCGCGCCCGCCGCGCCCCTGGCAGGTGGAGCCGAGCGCCGAGCCGGCCGTCGACCCCGCCGAGCTGTACGGGGTGGTGCCCACCGACAGCCGCACCCCCTACGACGTGCGCGAGGTGATCGCCCGCATCGTCGACGGCAGCCGGTTCCAGGAGTTCAAGAAGGAGTACGGCGCCACGCTCGTCACCGGGTTCGCGCGCGTCCACGGCCACCCGGTCGGCATCGTGGCCAACAACGGCGTGCTGTTCGGCGAGTCGGCCCTGAAGGGCGCGCACTTCATCCAGCTGTGCGACCAGCGCAGCGTGCCCCTGCTGTTCCTGCAGAACATCAGCGGCTTCATGGTCGGCCGCGAGTACGAGGCGGCGGGCATCGCCAAGCACGGCGCGAAGATGGTCACCGCGGTGGCGTGCGCGCGGGTGCCGAAGTTCACCGTGGTCATCGGCGGGTCGTTCGGCGCGGGCAACTACTCGATGTGCGGGCGGGCCTACTCGCCCCGGTTCCTGTGGATGTGGCCCAACGCCCGGATCTCGGTGATGGGCGGCGAGCAGGCGGCGTCGGTGCTGGCCACGGTGCGGCGCGACCAGCTCGGCGACTCCTGGTCGGCCGAGGACGAGGAGGCGTTCAAGGCGCCGATCCGGCGGCAGTACGAGGACCAGGGCAACCCGTACTACTCCACGGCCCGGCTGTGGGACGACGGCGTGATCGACCCGCTCGACACGCGCACCGTCCTGGGGCTGGCGCTGTCCGCGGCGGCCAACGCCCCGATCGAGCCCGTTTCCTACGGCGTCTTCCGGATGTGA
- a CDS encoding SGNH/GDSL hydrolase family protein: MRLVKTLSSAALALAASLALITPAEAAGANYVALGDSYSSGTGTGSYYSDSGSCKRSQYAYPALWAAANAPASFKFVACSGARTGDVLNNQLSALSSTTSLVSISIGGNDAGFSDVITTCTLGTDSTCVNRVNQAKSYVTGTLPGLLDNVYAQIRNRAPSARVVVLGYPRMYQVPGSCSVGLSDTKRAAINSASDTLYQVISARAAAKSFAYRDVRGAFTGHEICSSDWWLNSLSWPVEESYHPNRNGQRLGYLPQFASAAG; the protein is encoded by the coding sequence ATGCGCCTTGTCAAAACCCTGTCCAGCGCCGCGCTGGCCCTAGCCGCGTCGCTGGCGCTGATCACGCCGGCCGAGGCCGCCGGCGCGAACTACGTCGCGCTCGGCGACTCCTACTCGTCCGGCACCGGCACCGGCTCGTACTACAGCGACTCCGGCAGCTGCAAGCGCAGCCAGTACGCCTACCCGGCGCTGTGGGCCGCCGCGAACGCGCCCGCGTCCTTCAAGTTCGTGGCCTGCTCCGGTGCCCGCACGGGCGACGTGCTCAACAACCAGCTGAGCGCGCTGTCCTCGACCACCTCGCTGGTCAGCATCTCGATCGGTGGGAACGACGCGGGCTTCTCCGACGTCATCACCACCTGCACCCTGGGCACCGACTCGACCTGCGTCAACCGCGTCAACCAGGCCAAGTCCTACGTCACCGGCACCCTGCCCGGCCTGCTGGACAACGTCTACGCCCAGATCCGCAACCGGGCGCCGTCGGCCCGGGTGGTGGTGCTCGGCTACCCGCGGATGTACCAGGTGCCCGGCTCCTGCTCGGTCGGCCTGAGCGACACCAAGCGGGCCGCGATCAACTCCGCCTCCGACACCCTGTACCAGGTCATCTCCGCCCGCGCGGCGGCGAAGTCGTTCGCCTACCGCGACGTGCGCGGCGCGTTCACCGGGCACGAGATCTGCTCGTCGGACTGGTGGCTGAACAGCCTGTCCTGGCCGGTCGAGGAGTCCTACCACCCCAACCGCAACGGCCAGCGGCTCGGCTACCTGCCGCAGTTCGCCTCGGCCGCAGGCTGA
- a CDS encoding SACE_7040 family transcriptional regulator has protein sequence MADEPVKQSRRDQILAAAAELFARHGFHGVGIDDIGAAVGISGPALYRHFRSKDAMLGEMLTQISQRLLDGGQARVEVATDPDHALRELIRWHVDFALDDPALITVQIRNLANLTDPDRRRVRALQRRYVEVWVEAIRKTSPEVDEPTARAAAHAVFGLINSTPHSAHLDRDQMAKLLSRMALASLSGALA, from the coding sequence GTGGCGGACGAACCCGTGAAGCAGAGCCGACGCGACCAGATCCTGGCCGCGGCCGCCGAACTGTTCGCCAGGCACGGCTTCCACGGCGTGGGCATCGACGACATCGGTGCCGCGGTGGGCATTTCCGGCCCGGCCCTCTACCGCCACTTCCGCAGCAAGGACGCGATGCTGGGCGAGATGCTGACGCAGATCAGCCAACGCCTGCTCGACGGCGGCCAGGCGCGCGTCGAGGTGGCCACCGACCCCGACCACGCGCTGCGCGAACTGATCCGCTGGCACGTCGACTTCGCGCTGGACGACCCGGCCCTGATCACCGTCCAGATCCGCAACCTGGCCAACCTGACCGACCCCGACCGCCGCCGCGTCCGAGCGCTGCAACGCCGCTACGTCGAAGTCTGGGTCGAGGCGATCCGCAAGACCTCCCCCGAAGTCGACGAACCCACCGCCCGAGCCGCCGCCCACGCCGTCTTCGGCCTGATCAACTCCACCCCGCACAGCGCCCACCTGGACCGCGACCAGATGGCCAAGCTCCTCTCCCGCATGGCCCTGGCCTCCCTCTCCGGCGCCCTCGCCTAA